Below is a window of Pseudomonadota bacterium DNA.
GTTTGCAGCGGTTTGGTGAAAAAACCGTAGGCGCCTTCCTTGAGCGCGTTGACTGCCATGGGGATGTCGCCGTGCCCGGTGACGTGAATGACCGGCAGCGTCGGATCGCGCTCGAGCAATTGAATCAGAACGTCTGTGCCGGCAAGGCGCGGCATGCGAACATCGAGTACGACCACACCCGGAAAATCTCGGGGCAGGGCGCTGAGGCCGTCGTGAGGCGAGCGGAAGCACTCTACGGCGTACCCCGAAACCTCGAGCAGTTGGGCCAGGGATGCGGAAAAGTCGACATCGTCATCAATGATGGCAATGTCCGCTGTAGTGATCATGCGGACGGGCTCGATAACCTTTTCAATACGATATCAAATCGGGTCCCGCCCAGGTGTTTGGCGTTGATGGTCAGCGTGCCACCCATGCTCTCGACGAATGATCGCGAGATCGTCAGGCCCAGTCCCATGCCGTCGGGGGCAGCGCGATTGCTGACGAACGCGTCGAACAGCGTGTCGGCAATCGCGTCGTCGATACCTGGCCCGGTGTCAATGACGGATACACAGATGTGATCGTCGCCGTTGGCGATGGTGATGGTGATGCCCGGCGTGGCGTTGCGTGTCGATTGGCAGGCATCATGTGCATTGCTGAGCAGGTTGCCTAGCACTTGCAGCAAGCGGACTTCACCGGCCTGGACCCAGATCGGTTGGGCTGGTGGCACGTAGTGCAGGACGTCGGCAGCACTTGGGAAGCGGTCGAGAAATTCACTGACAGCCTTGTTCAACACAGGGCCGATTGACACCGGTTTGACCCGGGACGGTTCCTGTTGGGCAAAGCTGCGCAAGTGGACAACGATGCGGGAGATTCGCTCGGTCAGAGCTTCAACGGTGTTGAGGTTGTCACTGACAGCGGCGGTATTGCCGGCTACCATCAAATGGCGGGACGCACTTGCGTAATTCTTGATGGCGGCGAGTGGCTGGTTGATCTCGTGGCTGATCGAGGCCGACATCTGGCCAAGCAGGGCCATTTTCTCGGTCATCACGAGCTGGTTCTGGGCGATTGACAGTTCGTGCGTTCGCTGGTTGATTTCGCGCTCGAGTCGCGCGGCCTCGCCGGCCCGTTGCTCGGCGAGTTCGGCCAGCAGGCGGCGCCGCTCGGACTGTTTCAGGAGCAGCACCACACCGAGCAACAAACACAATGCGGCAATGAAGCCGCGCAGCATGCCGGGTCCGAAAAACGCGGGCGCCGAGCCCGTCACGCGCAGCACGGCGTTGAGTTGCCGGTGCTCGCGGGCGATGTTGATCGGGTTGACCGGGGCGGCGATACGGTTGTCGAACAGCAGTTCGCCATTGTCCGACCACAGCGCCACACGGTGTGCCGAGCTCTCCCAACGGTCCCGGATCGGGCCAAGGTCGATCAGTGCGATGAGGATAGCCTGGGGTGCGCCGCCGTCCTCGCTGAACACGGGCGTGAAGAACAGATAATGCGGGCGGCCCTCCGGGTCGGTGAAATAGGCGCGCCCAAGGCTGCCGTGAAAGGCACGTTGCACGCCGTTTTGCCACCGCCCGCTCTGCAGTAACGCGGGCGGCAGCGCAAGGGCCGGCATGCTCTCGCTCTCGCCACGCCTCAAAATCGCGAGGGCATTCACGCCGGAGAGGGCTTGCAGATAACTGATGCGGTCGAGCACTTGCGCGCTGTCTTCTCCGCGTGTTGCGTTGCTCGTCAGGGCGGCGTTGATGTTGGCGGTCTGTGTCAGCAACACCGATACGAGGCGGTATTTTTCCATTTCAAGCTTCAGCGCTTGGCTCAAGGAATCCGCTTCAAATGCCAACTGCTGTCGAACTTTTTCGGTTTCGGCAATCTGGTCTGGTCGGATCAGGAACAGCCAGACCAGGGCGAGCACAACAACCGACGACAACAACAGTTTCATGTAAACACGGTACCCGGAATGGCGATTGTTTCGATATCAGGTTGGCGGGCGCAGCCAGCCAGGGCCTACTGCGCGTTCTGCGGCAAGTCGCCTTCGATGGTGTAGTAGTCGCCCTTGTCGGCGGTGAAGATGTGTTTGCCAAGGGTGGTGCCGGTTGGCTCGTCGAAGACGCCCATCGCGATCGCCGTCCAGTCGTGAAACAGCGGGTCGAAGAAGAGCGCGCTGCCGCAGCGGCTGCAGAATCCCCGGCGCACTTTCTCTGACGACTGAAACCAGGTGATCGAGGCTTCGCCCTCGATGGCCACGGCCTCCCGCGGCATGTCACAC
It encodes the following:
- a CDS encoding ATP-binding protein encodes the protein MKLLLSSVVVLALVWLFLIRPDQIAETEKVRQQLAFEADSLSQALKLEMEKYRLVSVLLTQTANINAALTSNATRGEDSAQVLDRISYLQALSGVNALAILRRGESESMPALALPPALLQSGRWQNGVQRAFHGSLGRAYFTDPEGRPHYLFFTPVFSEDGGAPQAILIALIDLGPIRDRWESSAHRVALWSDNGELLFDNRIAAPVNPINIAREHRQLNAVLRVTGSAPAFFGPGMLRGFIAALCLLLGVVLLLKQSERRRLLAELAEQRAGEAARLEREINQRTHELSIAQNQLVMTEKMALLGQMSASISHEINQPLAAIKNYASASRHLMVAGNTAAVSDNLNTVEALTERISRIVVHLRSFAQQEPSRVKPVSIGPVLNKAVSEFLDRFPSAADVLHYVPPAQPIWVQAGEVRLLQVLGNLLSNAHDACQSTRNATPGITITIANGDDHICVSVIDTGPGIDDAIADTLFDAFVSNRAAPDGMGLGLTISRSFVESMGGTLTINAKHLGGTRFDIVLKRLSSPSA
- a CDS encoding GFA family protein; translation: MPSGSCLCGAVRITVDRQLTQPDLCHCSVCRKYAAVGFASCDMPREAVAIEGEASITWFQSSEKVRRGFCSRCGSALFFDPLFHDWTAIAMGVFDEPTGTTLGKHIFTADKGDYYTIEGDLPQNAQ